Genomic DNA from Actinomycetota bacterium:
TATCCTCGTTGTGTTCATCGCTTTCCACTTGCATAAGGGCTTCGTGTCTTAAGGGGTCGAATCTTTCTCCTAAGGGATCGATGGTCTTTAAACCCTCTTTCTCGAGAATGGTCTTCAGTTGGGAGTGGATCATTTCCACGCCCTTGAGTAAATTATCGAGATTTTTATTTCCTCGAGAGGCTTCCAAAGCCCTCTCCAAATTATCCAAGACGGGTAGCAACTGCATGATTATATTCTGCGATGCCATCTCCAAAAACTGAGTCTGCTCCTTCACCATGCGCTTCTTAAAATTCTCAAAATCGGCTTTAAGTCGCTTCAAGGTATGCAAATAATCCGCAGCTTCCGCTTCCTTCGCCTTAAGCTTTTT
This window encodes:
- the grpE gene encoding nucleotide exchange factor GrpE, with product MTGKEKIEGKGTRETLPRGEETRKEGTKRVSRKKTKVGKEDLATLEKKLKAKEAEAADYLHTLKRLKADFENFKKRMVKEQTQFLEMASQNIIMQLLPVLDNLERALEASRGNKNLDNLLKGVEMIHSQLKTILEKEGLKTIDPLGERFDPLRHEALMQVESDEHNEDTVVEVLLKGYLLRGNLLRPAAVKVSKKPSL